Proteins encoded in a region of the Candidatus Hydrogenedentota bacterium genome:
- a CDS encoding 6-phosphogluconolactonase — MAMEVRTFADENSFVASVGALIAGELASESATPRAVMLSGGRTPLAAYKALAQKPAPAAKNAWALFSDERMVPPDSPESNFGNAAGLLSAMDIREEHILRVRTDLPPAMAAERYHNDLAAFFSVGGRITLGLLGIGADGHTASLFSLADVERGADRWAIPVARTDGPDRVSVTAALIRRIDRIVFLVSGRDKAPVVACMLNDPGRIPAGKAVEGLSRVELWRI, encoded by the coding sequence ATGGCCATGGAAGTCCGCACATTCGCCGATGAGAACTCGTTTGTCGCATCGGTCGGCGCCTTGATTGCCGGTGAACTGGCGAGCGAATCGGCAACACCGCGCGCCGTCATGCTTTCCGGCGGCCGTACCCCCTTGGCCGCCTACAAGGCATTGGCGCAAAAGCCCGCGCCGGCGGCGAAGAACGCATGGGCCCTGTTCAGCGACGAACGGATGGTTCCGCCGGATTCCCCGGAAAGCAATTTCGGAAACGCGGCAGGCCTGTTGTCGGCCATGGACATCAGGGAGGAACACATCCTGCGCGTGCGGACGGATCTGCCGCCCGCCATGGCCGCCGAACGTTATCACAACGACTTGGCCGCCTTTTTCTCTGTCGGCGGGCGGATAACGCTTGGATTGCTCGGCATCGGCGCCGACGGGCATACCGCGTCGCTGTTCTCGCTGGCCGATGTGGAACGGGGCGCAGACCGCTGGGCGATTCCCGTTGCGCGAACCGACGGCCCGGATCGCGTCTCCGTAACGGCCGCGTTGATTCGGCGGATCGATCGCATCGTTTTCCTGGTGTCGGGCCGCGACAAGGCTCCCGTTGTTGCGTGCATGTTGAACGATCCGGGCCGCATCCCCGCCGGAAAAGCCGTCGAGGGCCTTTCCCGCGTGGAATTGTGGCGGATTTGA
- the zwf gene encoding glucose-6-phosphate dehydrogenase, whose amino-acid sequence MKDSSISTSPISGVQSSAPLTIVVLGASGDLARKKVLPALFALYCQDLLPETFHVIGFARRPMTDDAFRAHVMENLTCRYVPDHSCGDYMDRFLARCSYVAGEYDSRDAYLDLYQAMRLVEGSAQANRMYYMAIPPFLFLGVAKALGDAGLVECGPAPAWSRAVVEKPFGRDRESSDHLVACMGSVFSEDQTFRIDHYLGKELVQNLLVLRFANRVFDPIWNRQHVASVHISWKEDIGTGGRAGYFDEYGIIRDVVQNHLMQILALTAMEPPKSLDAQDVRNEKVRVLESIAPVTRDRLVLGQYVSGRYQELEHPAYADEPGVSAGSITPTYAAAVLHVANDRWQDVPFYIVAGKGLNERATEIRLRFKPAVSVGLQKDGDSLPPNELIIRIQPDESIRLSITNKAPGFDMRLVPRELDLRYQSAFDVKIPDAYECLLLDVIRGDRSLFVRWDELAAAWDIFTPVLHEVEAARISPEPYPFGSQGPESAHALARRFHLE is encoded by the coding sequence ATGAAAGATTCTTCCATTTCGACATCGCCGATTTCCGGCGTCCAATCTTCAGCGCCCCTGACCATCGTGGTATTGGGCGCGTCGGGCGATTTGGCCCGGAAAAAAGTGCTTCCGGCACTGTTCGCGCTCTACTGCCAGGACCTCTTGCCCGAAACGTTTCACGTCATCGGCTTCGCGCGGAGGCCCATGACAGACGACGCTTTTCGAGCGCATGTCATGGAAAACCTGACCTGCCGTTACGTGCCCGATCATTCGTGCGGCGACTACATGGATCGCTTCCTGGCGCGGTGTTCGTATGTGGCCGGGGAATACGATTCCCGCGACGCCTATCTCGACTTGTACCAGGCGATGCGGCTCGTCGAGGGTTCGGCACAGGCGAACCGCATGTATTACATGGCCATTCCGCCCTTTCTTTTCCTCGGCGTGGCCAAGGCGCTGGGCGACGCGGGACTGGTTGAATGCGGACCGGCCCCGGCGTGGTCGCGGGCGGTCGTCGAAAAACCCTTCGGACGCGACCGGGAAAGCTCGGATCATCTCGTTGCGTGCATGGGGTCGGTTTTTTCGGAAGACCAGACGTTCCGCATTGATCATTACCTCGGCAAGGAACTCGTCCAGAACCTGCTGGTGCTGCGGTTCGCCAACCGGGTCTTTGATCCAATCTGGAACCGACAGCATGTCGCCTCGGTGCATATTTCCTGGAAAGAGGATATCGGCACGGGCGGGCGCGCCGGCTATTTCGACGAGTACGGCATCATCCGCGACGTGGTCCAGAACCATCTGATGCAAATTCTGGCGCTGACCGCCATGGAGCCGCCCAAAAGCCTCGACGCGCAGGATGTTCGCAACGAAAAGGTCCGTGTGCTCGAATCCATTGCCCCGGTAACGCGCGATCGCCTGGTCTTGGGGCAATATGTTTCGGGTCGTTACCAGGAACTAGAACATCCCGCCTATGCGGATGAGCCAGGCGTTTCGGCGGGTTCAATCACCCCGACCTATGCCGCCGCGGTGTTGCACGTCGCCAACGATCGCTGGCAGGACGTGCCGTTTTATATCGTGGCGGGCAAGGGACTGAACGAGCGCGCCACCGAAATACGGCTGCGTTTCAAGCCGGCCGTTTCCGTCGGGCTTCAGAAGGACGGGGATTCCCTGCCTCCGAACGAACTGATTATCCGCATCCAGCCCGACGAATCCATCCGGCTTTCCATCACGAACAAGGCGCCGGGATTCGACATGCGGCTCGTGCCCCGCGAACTCGATCTGCGCTATCAATCCGCGTTCGACGTCAAGATTCCCGACGCATACGAATGCCTGTTGCTCGATGTCATCCGAGGGGACCGCAGCCTGTTCGTGCGTTGGGACGAATTGGCCGCGGCATGGGATATTTTCACCCCCGTCCTGCATGAAGTGGAGGCGGCGCGGATCAGTCCCGAACCGTATCCTTTCGGCAGCCAAGGCCCCGAATCGGCGCACGCCTTGGCGCGGCGATTCCATTTGGAATGA